A region of Sphaeramia orbicularis unplaced genomic scaffold, fSphaOr1.1, whole genome shotgun sequence DNA encodes the following proteins:
- the LOC115416395 gene encoding intraflagellar transport protein 46 homolog isoform X2, with protein MDRVERLQDAKVLKNQPYDESLEVNDAEEVASVYSPAPQDHAQSESRQRSSRGRGLMSANSSSDELDEDSKRQERKEPMSIQGGASPNEEEEEEEEEEESDEEETEDDDDDEAAAPEGAYDPAHYANLPVSTEVKELFQYITRYTPQSVDLDHSLRPFIPDFIPAVGDIDAFLKVPRPDGQSDSLGLLVLDEPSVKQSDPTVLSLWLSEETKQHGAAELKKVTSVVSPQLNPRPVDSWVDSIGALHRSKPPASVQYGRAMPDIDSLMQEWPPEMEDLLGRVDLPSARLRCDLDQYCDLVCALLDIPVYGGRIQALHLLFSLYLEFRDFQHFIRT; from the exons ATGGATCGGGTCGAGCGGCTCCAAGACGCCAAAGTGCTGAAGAACCAGCCGTACGACGAGAGTCTGGAGGTGAACGACGCAGAGGAGGTAGCCAGCGTTTACAGCCCCGCCCCCCAAGACCACGCACAG tCGGAGTCGAGGCAGAGGAGCAGCAGGGGGCGTGGCCTGATGTCGGCCAATAGCAGCAGTGACGAGTTGGATGAGGACTCCAAACGACAGGAGAGGAAAGAGCCAATGAGCATCCAGGGCGGAGCCAGTcccaatgaggaggaggaggaggaagaggaggaggaggagtctgacgAAGAGGAGACGgaggacgacgacgacgacgaggCCGCCGCGCCGGAGGGAGCCTATGACCCCGCCCACTACGCCAACCTGCCCGTCAGCACCGAGGTCAAAGAGCTGTTCCAGTACATCACCAG gtacaccCCTCAGTCCGTGGATCTGGACCACAGCCTCAGACCCTTCATCCCAGACTTCATCCCAGCTGTCGGAGACATCGACGCCTTCCTGAAG GTTCCCAGACCTGACGGTCAGTCGGACTCTCTGGGTCTGCTGGTCCTGGATGAGCCCAGTGTGAAACAGTCCGACCCCACAGTTCTGTCTCTGTGGTTATCAGAGGAAACCAAACAGCATGGAGCCGCTGAG CTGAAGAAGGTGACCAGTGTGGTCAGTCCTCAGCTCAACCCTCGGCCCGTGGACTCGTGGGTGGACAGCATCGGCGCCCTGCACCGGTCCAAGCCTCCGGCCAGCGTCCAGTACGGCCGCGCCATGCCGGACATCGACAGCCTGATGCAGGAGTGGCCCCCGGAGATGGAGGACCTGCTGGGCCGGGTGGACCTGCCGTCGGCCCGGCTCCGCTGCGACCTGGACCAGTACTGCGACCTGGTCTGTGCCCTGCTGGACATACCGGTCTACGGGGGCCGCATCCAG GCCCTGCACCTGCTGTTCAGCCTCTACCTGGAGTTCAGAGACTTCCAGCACTTCATACGgacctga
- the LOC115416395 gene encoding intraflagellar transport protein 46 homolog isoform X1 has translation MDRVERLQDAKVLKNQPYDESLEVNDAEEVASVYSPAPQDHAQSESRQRSSRGRGLMSANSSSDELDEDSKRQERKEPMSIQGGASPNEEEEEEEEEEESDEEETEDDDDDEAAAPEGAYDPAHYANLPVSTEVKELFQYITRYTPQSVDLDHSLRPFIPDFIPAVGDIDAFLKVPRPDGQSDSLGLLVLDEPSVKQSDPTVLSLWLSEETKQHGAAELKKVTSVVSPQLNPRPVDSWVDSIGALHRSKPPASVQYGRAMPDIDSLMQEWPPEMEDLLGRVDLPSARLRCDLDQYCDLVCALLDIPVYGGRIQALHLLFSLYLEFRDFQHFIRT, from the exons ATGGATCGGGTCGAGCGGCTCCAAGACGCCAAAGTGCTGAAGAACCAGCCGTACGACGAGAGTCTGGAGGTGAACGACGCAGAGGAGGTAGCCAGCGTTTACAGCCCCGCCCCCCAAGACCACGCACAG tCGGAGTCGAGGCAGAGGAGCAGCAGGGGGCGTGGCCTGATGTCGGCCAATAGCAGCAGTGACGAGTTGGATGAGGACTCCAAACGACAGGAGAGGAAAGAGCCAATGAGCATCCAGGGCGGAGCCAGTcccaatgaggaggaggaggaggaagaggaggaggaggagtctgacgAAGAGGAGACGgaggacgacgacgacgacgaggCCGCCGCGCCGGAGGGAGCCTATGACCCCGCCCACTACGCCAACCTGCCCGTCAGCACCGAGGTCAAAGAGCTGTTCCAGTACATCACCAG gtacaccCCTCAGTCCGTGGATCTGGACCACAGCCTCAGACCCTTCATCCCAGACTTCATCCCAGCTGTCGGAGACATCGACGCCTTCCTGAAG GTTCCCAGACCTGACGGTCAGTCGGACTCTCTGGGTCTGCTGGTCCTGGATGAGCCCAGTGTGAAACAGTCCGACCCCACAGTTCTGTCTCTGTGGTTATCAGAGGAAACCAAACAGCATGGAGCCGCTGAG CTGAAGAAGGTGACCAGTGTGGTCAGTCCTCAGCTCAACCCTCGGCCCGTGGACTCGTGGGTGGACAGCATCGGCGCCCTGCACCGGTCCAAGCCTCCGGCCAGCGTCCAGTACGGCCGCGCCATGCCGGACATCGACAGCCTGATGCAGGAGTGGCCCCCGGAGATGGAGGACCTGCTGGGCCGGGTGGACCTGCCGTCGGCCCGGCTCCGCTGCGACCTGGACCAGTACTGCGACCTGGTCTGTGCCCTGCTGGACATACCGGTCTACGGGGGCCGCATCCAGGCCCTGCACCTGCTGTTCAGCCTCTACCTGGAGTTCAGAGACTTCCAGCACTTCATACGgacctga